TGCTCGGCGAGGCGACGGATAGTCTCGGTCTCGATCGGGACCACGGAGCGCGGCGGAATGTCGTAGAGCATCACCGGAAGGTCGGTGGCATCGGCGACGGCGGTGAAGTGCGCGTACAGGCCCGCCTGCGGCGGACGCGAGTAGTACGGCGTGACGACCAGCAGGCCGTGCGCGCCGGCGCGGGCGGCGTCACGCGCGAGTTCGACGCTGTGCGCGGTGTCGTTGCTGCCGGCCCCGGCGACGATCCGGGCGCGGTCACCGACGGCCTCGACGACGGCGCGCAGCAATTCGAGCTTCTCGTTCTCGGTGGTGGTGGGCGATTCGCCCGTGGTGCCGGCCAGCACCAGTCCGTCACAACCGTTGTCGACGAGGTGGGTGGCCAGCCGCACGCCGGCATCTACGTCCAGCTTTCCGTCCTTGGTGAACGGGGTCACCATCGCAGTGAGGACGGTGCCGAACGGACGCTCGACGGAAGCAGCTGAATCACCGTAGGTCATGGTCAGAAGGCTACCCGGTCACCACTGCAGACCTGAACACGACGGCACCCCACACGCACCGACGCGCTCAGCCGACCGAATCGAACTCGCTCGTCGCGACCTCCGAACCGTCCGGCAACGTGACGATTTCGAAGTCTCCGAACACATTCGGCGCAGCGTGTTGCAGCTGCCGCAGGCATTCGACGGCGACCTGACGGATCTCGACGTCGGCGTGCTCGGTGGCCCGCATTTCGACGAAGTGACGCCATGCGCGGTAGTTGCCGGTGACCACGACGCGGGTCTCGGTGGCGTTGGGCAGCACCGACCGTGCGGCCTGACGGGCCTGCTTGTTGCGGATCGGTCCGTTCGGCACGTCGGCGAGCTTGTCCTCGAGCGCGGCCAGCAGTTCGGCGTAGGCGTCCCGACTGGCCGCGGTGGCTTTCTCGAACAACGCCTCGAGATGCGCGTCGCCGGCGATCGCGGGTGGGATCACGACGTTGGCGTCGTTCTCGCGCACGAACCGCTGCGACAGTTGCGAGTACGAGAAGTGCCGGTGCCGGATCAGTTCGTGGGTGCACGACCGCGAGATGCCGGTGATGTAGAAGCTGACGCTGCCGTGCTCGAGGACCGACAGGTGCCCCACCTCGAGCAGGTGGCGCAGGTATCCGGCGTTGGTCGCGGTGCGCGGGTTCGGCTTGGACCAGCTCTGGTAACACGCGCGCCCGGCGAACTCCGCGAGCGCCTCACCGCCGTCGGCGTCGGTCTCCCACGGCACGTCGGCGGGCGGGACGAACTCCGTCTTCGCGACGAGCTGCACCTTCAGGGACACCGTATTGCGCACCGCTCATCCTCCCGGGATCGTCGTCGCTTGCTTCGACCGCACCATATCGCCGCGGAGTCCCGGGCGTGAGGGCGACACAACACCCGAGCGACACCAGCCAGACGTCATATCGGCCTTGAAATGACACCAAAGTGGCGTCACACTGGCGTCATGGATCTCACCGAGTACACCGCCCGACTGCGCGACGACCTGGCCGCGGCAGCGGCCCTCGGCGACGCGGATACCCAGCGAATCGCCGAGGCACTGGCCGGGGCGGTCGAACGTTCGGCACAGCTCATGCTCGTGTCCGCGTTGTCCGACCTGGCCCGCGAGGCGTCCGAGGAACTGGGTGATCGGACCCTCCACGTCCGATTCGACGGCACCGACGTGGCCGTCGAGGCGACGCGGCGCCGGCGCGAGGCCGACGGCGCCGCCGGACAGCACGGCGACACCACCGACCCCTACCGCACCTTCGAGGACATGACCGGTGACATCAGCCGGGTGACGCTGCGTCTGGTCGACCAGATCAAGTCGCGCGCGGAGGAGGCCGCGCTGCAGGACGGGATGTCGCTCAATTCGTGGGTCTCGCAAGCCGTTCAGGGCGCCTTGCGCGACCAGATGCGCCGGAGCCGACCCGACGACGCCTGAGCGGCCGCTCAGCTCTCCACACCCGCGGTTGTCCGCTTACCGGAATCCCCGGCCCCGAGATGGTCTAATTGCGTCTCATCGTTCGCGGGGAAGTTCACGGTAAAGAGGAGTGGAGAGCATGGCGGTATCCGGGGCGAAGGAGTTCGAGGTCAAGGCCGCACCGGCCGACGTCATGGCGGCGATCGCGGCCGTCGACCGCCTGCCCGAGTGGTCGGGCGCTCACAAGAAGGTCATCGTCGAGAGCACCCACCCGGACGGTCGCGCCAACCGCGTGCGAATGACCGTCTCGATCATGGGGATCAACGACGAGCAGGTGGTCGACTACTCGTGGGACGGCGACACCCGGATGTCGTGGACGCTTGTCGAGAGCACCCAGCAGAACAGCCAGGACGGCTCGTACATCCTCACCCCGAAGGGCGACGGCACGCTCGTGAGGTTCGAACTGACCGTCGACCCGAAGATCCCGCTGCCGGGCTTCATGCTCAAGAAGGCGCGGAACATGGCGCTCGATACCGCCAGCAAGGGCCTGACCAAGTTCGTCGACGGGAAGTAGACCACTGGTGAGGGCCCTCGTTCGGGCCGTCGGGACCGCGGCGGTCGTCGTACTGGCGGCCGCCGGGTGCACCGACACCGTCGACGGCACGGCGGTGGCCGATCCGTACGCGCCCACCACCGCCGAACCCGATCCGTCGCTGGGGATCGAGGGCATCACCGTCGTCGAGTACCCGGTCGGTCTGCACGTGCGCCCGGATCAGCGCGTCGCCTACGACCGCACTCCCCCGTTCGGTGGACCGCACGACGCGGCGTGGGCGACGTGCACGGGGACGGTGTACGACAGGGCGATTCGCAGCGAGAACGCGGTGCACTCGCTCGAGCACGGCGCCGTGTGGATCACGTACGACCCGGAACTCGTCGCGGGCCCGGCGCTGAACGTCCTGGTCGAACGCGTCCAGGGCCGGCCCTACCTGATGCTGTCGCCGTATCCCGGCCTGTCCGTTCCGGTCTCGTTGCAGTCGTGGGGACACCAACTGGTGGTCGACAACACCTCGGACGAGCGGATCGACCACTTCATCGACGCACTGCGCTTGAACCGCAACACATTTCCCGAACCAGGCGCGACGTGCGCGACGCTGCCCACGTCGTTCGACGCGACGAATCCGCCGCCGTTCCAGCCGGGACCGCCGGATCCCCGGGCGCCCGGTACCGTCCCGATGAACTGATCAGATATCGCCCGCGACGGTGACCGCGACGGTGGCGCCGAGTTCGTAGCAGGCCTCGCGAACGGCCGCGTCGATCGGGCCGGTGACCTCGACGATCTGCGCCGCCTGCACGAGTTCCATGCCCGTCACGATCTTCTGGACGGACTTCACCGCGCCGGCGGTGTCGTTGTTGCCGTGCACCCACAGCCCGTACGGCCGGCCGGCGACCGTGTCCAGGCACGGGTAGTAGACGGTGTCGAAGAAGTGCTTGAGGGCCCCGGACATGTACCCGAAGTTTGCCGATGTCCCGAACAGGTAGCCGTCGGCACCGAGCACGTCGACCGGGGTCGCGTGCAGCGCCGGCACCGAACGCACTGTGACGCCGGTGATCTCGGGGTCGTGCGCTCCTGCGAGCACCGCCTCGAGCAGCTCACGGGTCGCCGGGGAGGACGTGTGGTGCACCACCAGGAGTGTCTTCTCCGCCGCCGGCGACCCGTCAGCCATCGGTCAGCCCTCCCGCTCGAGCTTCTCGAGCGCGACGGCGCGGCGCATCGTGTCGCGGGCCCGACCGCGGTCACCGGCGTAGTCGTACGCCCGGGCGAGCCGGTAGGAGTTCCGCCAGTTGTCCGGATCGGCCTCCCATTCCTGCTTGACCTGGGCGAACAGCGCGTCGGCGGCGTCGCGTTCGATGCGCCCGGACGGGCGCCGCGGCAGGTCGGACACGTCGAGTTCGAGTCCCTCGTCGTGGATGCGGCGGGCCAGGTGCTGGTGCGCCAGGCCGGACCGGATGGTCGCGACGACCATCCACACACCGAGGAACGGCAGCACCAGGACCGCGCTGCCGAGCACGACCGGGACCGCCCGGCCGTCCTGGATCAGCGCGATGCCGCGCTGGCCGAGGAGCACGAAGTAGAACGTGAGCGCGACGACGATGGCAGCGATCGCCGCGACGACGCGGGTGGACTGATTCTTCACAGGTCCAGCAGGGGGTCGATGCCGACGGTGAGTCCCGGACGCTGTCCGATCTCGCGGACGCCCAGGAGCACGCCGGGAGCGAAGGAGTTCCGGTCGATCGAGTCGTGCCGGATCGTCAGCGTCTCGCCCTGCGTGCCGAGCAGCACCTCCTGGTGCGCGACGAGGCCGGCCAGGCGCACGGAGTGCACGCGCACGCCGTTCACGTCGGCGCCGCGCGCGCCCTCGAGTTCGGTGGTGGTCGCGTCGGGGCTCGGTCCGCGACCGGCCTTCTCACGCGCCTCGGCGATGAGCGCCGCGGTGCGGTAGGCGGTGCCCGACGGGGCGTCGGCCTTGTTCGGGTGGTGCAGCTCGATGACCTCGACGGAGTCGAAGAAGCGGGCGGCGGCGGCCGCGAAGCGCATCGACAGCACCGCACCGATCGCGAAGTTGGGCGCGATCAGCACGCCCACGCCCGGGTTCTCGTCGAGCCAGGACTGCACCTGCGCGAGCCGGGCTTCGTCGAAGCCGGTGGTGCCCACGACGGCGTGGATGCCGTTCGAGATGAGGAAGTGAAGGTTGTCCATCACGACGTCGGGGTGGGTGAAGTCGATGACGACCTCGGTGCGCTGGTCGACGAAGTGCTCGATGCGCTCGCCCTGGTCGACACCGGCGACCAGTTCCAGGTCGTCAGCCTGCTCGACGGCCTCGCACATCGCGCGGCCGACCTTGCCCTTCGCGCCGAGAACACCGACCCTGATGGGTGCTGCTGAAGTCACGTACACGCTCCGCCCAAAATCCCGTAAATCCCTGAATGTGCTCGGCGCAAGCCTACGGGGCGCACGACGGCCCCACTCACCCGACGCTCGGCCGTCACAGGCGGACGGCGGTGATGAACACACTCGAGCGCATCGGGTCCTGGTCGGGGTTCTCGAGGGTGCGGCCCCACCGCTCGGCCACGTCCGCCGAGCGCACGACGTCCACCTCCCAGCCGTGGTCGGTCAGCCACGCGGCCGGGCCGAAGTCCTCCTCGTCGGGCCACAGCGTGGCCATGTCGATACCGAAGCGTTCACTCATGTGCCGGAACTGGTCCTCCTGCAGGAGGCTCCGCACGTCGTCGACGTGCTCGACCTCGAGGCGGCTGCCCGGTGCGGAGAGATCGGTGACGAAGCGGAACAGCCGCTCCTTGGCGGCGTTGGGGAGAAACGGCAGCAACCCCTCGGCCAGCCACGCCGACGGCCGGCTGCGATCGAAGCCCTTCTCCCGCAACGGAACCGCCCAACCCTCACGCAGATCCACGGCCACCACACGGCGGTCCGCGCGCGGATGGGCGTCGTTGGCGGCCAGTACGCCGTCCTTGAAGGACAGCACCTTGGGCGCGTCCAGCTCGTAGAGGGTCGTGCCGGCGGGCCAGTCCAGACGGTATGCGCGGACGTCCAGGCCGGCGGCGAGCAACACCACCTGGTCGATGCCGGCGCGACTCGCGGCACCGAAGTAGTCGTCGAAGAAGCGGGAGCGGACGCCCATGTAGTTCGCCATCGCCTCCCAGGGGATCTCGATGTCGTCGGCCGCGTCGAGCCTGGTCGGCATCGGAACAGGGGGCGAGGCCGCCTCCACGAACGCCTCCGCGTACGGGTCGGAGACCAGGCCGTCCTCCCGATGGGTCTCCATGGCCCGCCCGGCCGCCACGCCGAGGGCCGTGATCCCGACACCGGTGACGATGTCCCATTCCGCAAGTTCGTTCATTTCGCACCTCACCAGGACACGATCATCCGAATGGAGAAGATTGCCGTGCAACGTCTTTCGATCGCGTTGCAGCACCGACGGTCAGGCCTGGATCCGGACTCTCGGCCCCGGCCGACGCCAGTTCCAGGCTACTCCCGGGCCACGCGCGAAGCTGAGATTCCCCTGCGAAAGCGCCCGCCGGGAACGTACCGTCGAAACCAGGTGACGCCGCTGCTCGGCGCCGGACGCCGACGGCGTGCGCGTCACGAGGGAGGTCGTCGGCGATGGATTCCAACGACGGATACCGCAGGGACACCGGCAGGCAGATCCTTCCGATTCCACCCGAGACGTACCCGGGCACGATCCTGTACGACGCGAAAGACCCCGACGCAACGTTCCCGCCGATCCGCCCGCTGCGGCCGCCCGCGGGTGCACCGAACGTGCTGATCGTGCTGCTCGACGACGTGGGGTTCGGGGCGTCGAGCACATTCGGTGGTCCCGTCGCCACCCCCACCGCGGAGCGACTGGCCGGCGGCGGGCTGAAGTACACCCGGTTCCACACCACCGCGCTGTGCTCCCCCACCCGCGCCGCGCTGCTCACCGGCCGCAACCATCACCGGGTCGGCATGGGCGGGATCACGGAGATGGCGACGTCGTCGCCCGGCTACACGTCGGTGCGGCCCGACACGTGCGCTCCGCTGGCGGAGATCCTCACCCTCAACGGGTACTCGTCGGCACACGTCGGCAAGTGCCACGAGGTCCCGATCTGGGAGACCAGCCCGGTGGGGCCGTTCGACCGGTGGCCGTCGCCCGGCAACGGCTTCGAGTACTTCTACGGCTTCGTCGGCGGCGAGACCGACCAGTGGTATCCGACGCTGCACGAGGGCACCAGACGGGTCGAGCCGTGGGGTACCCCGGAGGAGGGGTATCACCTCACCGAGGATCTCGCGGACAGGGCGATCTCCTGGGTACGTCAGCAGAAGGCGCTCGCACCCGACAAACCGTTCTTCCTGTACTTTGCCCCGGGCGCCACGCACGCGCCGCACCACGTGCCCGAGGAGTGGGCCGACAAGTACCGCGGGCGCTTCGACGACGGGTGGGACGCGCTGCGGGAGCGGACATTCGCGCGCCAGAAGGAGCTCGGGGTGGTGCCGGCCGACGCCGAACTCACCCGGCGGCACGAGGTCATCCCCGCGTGGGAGGACATGGACGAGGCGCTGCTGCCGGTGCTGCGTCGGCAGATGGAGAACTACGCCGGCTTCCTCGAGCACACCGATCACCAGGTGGGTCGGGTGGTGGACGCGATCGACGAGATCGGCGCGCTCGACGACACGCTGGTCTTCTACATCATCGGCGACAACGGCGCCTCCGCGGAGGGGACGCTCCAGGGCACGTTCAACGAGCTGATCAGCCTCAACGGCATGGCCGAGATCGAGACGCCCGAGTTCCTCACCAGCCAGCTCGACAAACTCGGCGGGCCGGAGTCGTCACCGCACTACGCGGTGGGGTGGGCACACGCGATGGACACCCCGTACCAGTGGACCAAGCAGGTCGCGTCGCACTGGGGCGGAACACGCAACGGGACCGTCGTGCACTGGCCGCACGGGTTCGCCGCGCGCGGGGAACTGCGACACCAGTTCCACCACGTCATCGACGTCCTCCCCACGGTGCTCGCGGCGGCCGGGATCCCGGCGCCGACGACGGTGAAGGGGGTGCGGCAGGACCCGATCGACGGCGTGGACATGGCGTACACCTTCCCCGACGGCGCGGCGCCCGACCGCCACGTCACGCAGTACTTCGAGATGTTCGGCAACCGCGGGATCTACCACCGGGGCTGGACGGCGGTCACCAAGCACCGGACGCCGTGGCAGACGGTCGACGCCGCCGGGGTCGCGTTCGACGACGACGTGTGGGAGCTGTACGACTGCACCACCGACTGGACCCAGGCCCGTGACCTGTCGGGGGACCACCCCGATCGGCTGCACGAGATGCAGCGGCTGTTCCTCATCGAGGCGACGCGCAACAGCGTCTTCCCCCTCGACGACCGGATGTTCGAACGGGTGCTGCCGCAGATCTCGGGCAAGCCGAGCCTCGCCCCCGGCAAGCGGCAGGTCCTGCTCCCCGGCATGGGCGGGCTGCTCGAGATGCACATCGTGAACTGGCGCAACCGGTCGTGGTCGCTGACCGCGCAGGTCGACGTTCCCGAGGACCCCGCGGCCGGCGCGAAGGGGGTGATCCTCACCCTCGGCGGGCACGCCGGCGGCTGGGCGTTCTACTTCAAGGACGGGCGACCCACGTTCTGCTACAACCTCTTCGGCCTCGAGCGCACGCACGTGCGTGCCGAGCAACCGGCGCCGCCCGGCACGCACCAGGTGCGCGTCGAATTCGCGTACGACGGTGGTGGCCTCGGCAAGGGCGGCACGATCACGCTGTTCACCGACGGCCGGCCGGTGGGTGCGGGACGGCTCGAGCGCACCGAACCCATCGGCTTCGGTTACGAGTTCACCGACGTGGGGCGGGACGGCCAGTCGACCGTCACGCCCGACTATCCGCGCGGCGACAACGCCTTCACCGGTCGGATCCACTGGGTACGGATCGACGTCGGCGACGACGACCACAGTCACCTCGTCGATCCGGGCGACGTCGTGCGGGTGGCCATGTACCGGCAGTGAACACGGCGGCGTCGGCGCTCACCCGAAGACGATCACCTGACGCAGCGCGCTGCCGTCGGCGAGTGCATCCATGCCCGCATCGACGTCGTCGAGCGCGATCCGCGCCGAGATGAGCTTCTCGACGGGAAGCCGACCGCTACGCCACAGATCGACGTAGACGGGGATGTCACGCTCGGGTACGGCCGAGCCGAGGTAGCTGCCCACGATGGTGCGTGCCTCGGCAACCAGTGTCAGGGGCGATACGGACGCCCGGGCGTCCGGGGCCGGCAGACCCACCGTGACGGTCGTGCCGCCGGGCGCGGTGGCCGCAACCGCGGCCTCGAAAGCCCGCGCACTGCCCGCCGCCTCGACGACCACCTCCGCCCGCACCCCGAGTTCGACGACCTGGTCCGGGGTGTACACCGCGGTGGCACCCAACTCCCCTGCCGTGTCGAGCTTCTCGGGAACCGGATCGACACCGACGACCTCCCGCACGCCGGCCGCGACCGCGGCAAGAACCGCCGCCATCCCCACTCCCCCGAGTCCCATGACCATCACCCGATCGCCGGGCTCCGGGCGACCCGCATTCAGAACGGCCCCGCCGCCGGTGAGCACCGCGCAGCCGAGCACGGCGGCGACGTCGGCCGGGACGTCGTCGTCGACCGGCACCACCGATCGACGGTCCACCACGGCGTGCGTCGCGAAACCCGATACCCCGAGGTGGTGATGAACCACGGAACCGCCTCGGTGCAAACGCATCCCACCCCCGAGCAGCGCGCCCGCGTTGTTCGCCGCACTGCCCGGTCCACAGGGCATCCGCCCGTCCGTCGCACAACCGGCGCAGTCGCCGCATCGGGGCAGGAACGTCATGACGACCCGCCGGCCCACCACGAGGTCGTCGACGCCCGCGCCCAGTACCTCGACGCGCCCGGCCGCCTCGTGCCCCAACAGCATCGGAACGGGGCGCACGCGACTGCCGTCGACGACGGACAGGTCCGAGTGGCACAGGCCGGCCGCCTCGATCCGGACGAGGATCTCACCCGGTCCCGGTGGATCGAGTTCGAGGTCGGCGACCACGATCGGCATCGACGCGGCATAGGGTCGCGGCCCGCCGATCGCCTCGAGTACCGCTCCACGAATCCGCATGCCGCTCCCCGTTCTCCCGACGCCCGTCGGGATCTGCTGCTACCGGACGATCCCCCGCACCGAGGCGGGCAGATCCCGCTTGCGCCGATACGGACCGACCACCGCGGCCGCGAACGGCCGCTGCAACAGCACCCGGGCGACGTCCCGGACCTCGTCGGTGGTGACCTCGTCGATTCGCGCGAGCGTCTCCGAGACCGACTGGTGGTTGCCGTAGTTCAGCTCGCTACGGCCGATCCGGGTCATCCGCGACCCGGAGTCCTCGAGACCCAGGACCAACGACCCGCGCAGCGATCCCTTCGCCCGGGCGCACTCGGCATCGGTGATGCCGTCGGATTCGACGTTGGCGAGCACCTCGCGGATCAGGGTGGCGACCTCGC
This genomic stretch from Prescottella soli harbors:
- a CDS encoding flavodoxin family protein; this translates as MADGSPAAEKTLLVVHHTSSPATRELLEAVLAGAHDPEITGVTVRSVPALHATPVDVLGADGYLFGTSANFGYMSGALKHFFDTVYYPCLDTVAGRPYGLWVHGNNDTAGAVKSVQKIVTGMELVQAAQIVEVTGPIDAAVREACYELGATVAVTVAGDI
- a CDS encoding SRPBCC family protein, with product MAVSGAKEFEVKAAPADVMAAIAAVDRLPEWSGAHKKVIVESTHPDGRANRVRMTVSIMGINDEQVVDYSWDGDTRMSWTLVESTQQNSQDGSYILTPKGDGTLVRFELTVDPKIPLPGFMLKKARNMALDTASKGLTKFVDGK
- a CDS encoding DUF3105 domain-containing protein; translated protein: MRALVRAVGTAAVVVLAAAGCTDTVDGTAVADPYAPTTAEPDPSLGIEGITVVEYPVGLHVRPDQRVAYDRTPPFGGPHDAAWATCTGTVYDRAIRSENAVHSLEHGAVWITYDPELVAGPALNVLVERVQGRPYLMLSPYPGLSVPVSLQSWGHQLVVDNTSDERIDHFIDALRLNRNTFPEPGATCATLPTSFDATNPPPFQPGPPDPRAPGTVPMN
- the dapA gene encoding 4-hydroxy-tetrahydrodipicolinate synthase, with product MTYGDSAASVERPFGTVLTAMVTPFTKDGKLDVDAGVRLATHLVDNGCDGLVLAGTTGESPTTTENEKLELLRAVVEAVGDRARIVAGAGSNDTAHSVELARDAARAGAHGLLVVTPYYSRPPQAGLYAHFTAVADATDLPVMLYDIPPRSVVPIETETIRRLAEHPRILAVKDAKGDLNAGAELIGTTDLDFFSGDDPLNLPWLSVGAIGFVSVIGHLVPQRLRALHTAFMEGDLAKAREINLSLVPVNRSVARLGGVSASKAGLRLMGIDVGEPRLPQVAPTTEQIDILAADLHAAGVLA
- a CDS encoding SAM-dependent methyltransferase, whose amino-acid sequence is MNELAEWDIVTGVGITALGVAAGRAMETHREDGLVSDPYAEAFVEAASPPVPMPTRLDAADDIEIPWEAMANYMGVRSRFFDDYFGAASRAGIDQVVLLAAGLDVRAYRLDWPAGTTLYELDAPKVLSFKDGVLAANDAHPRADRRVVAVDLREGWAVPLREKGFDRSRPSAWLAEGLLPFLPNAAKERLFRFVTDLSAPGSRLEVEHVDDVRSLLQEDQFRHMSERFGIDMATLWPDEEDFGPAAWLTDHGWEVDVVRSADVAERWGRTLENPDQDPMRSSVFITAVRL
- a CDS encoding arylsulfatase; translation: MDSNDGYRRDTGRQILPIPPETYPGTILYDAKDPDATFPPIRPLRPPAGAPNVLIVLLDDVGFGASSTFGGPVATPTAERLAGGGLKYTRFHTTALCSPTRAALLTGRNHHRVGMGGITEMATSSPGYTSVRPDTCAPLAEILTLNGYSSAHVGKCHEVPIWETSPVGPFDRWPSPGNGFEYFYGFVGGETDQWYPTLHEGTRRVEPWGTPEEGYHLTEDLADRAISWVRQQKALAPDKPFFLYFAPGATHAPHHVPEEWADKYRGRFDDGWDALRERTFARQKELGVVPADAELTRRHEVIPAWEDMDEALLPVLRRQMENYAGFLEHTDHQVGRVVDAIDEIGALDDTLVFYIIGDNGASAEGTLQGTFNELISLNGMAEIETPEFLTSQLDKLGGPESSPHYAVGWAHAMDTPYQWTKQVASHWGGTRNGTVVHWPHGFAARGELRHQFHHVIDVLPTVLAAAGIPAPTTVKGVRQDPIDGVDMAYTFPDGAAPDRHVTQYFEMFGNRGIYHRGWTAVTKHRTPWQTVDAAGVAFDDDVWELYDCTTDWTQARDLSGDHPDRLHEMQRLFLIEATRNSVFPLDDRMFERVLPQISGKPSLAPGKRQVLLPGMGGLLEMHIVNWRNRSWSLTAQVDVPEDPAAGAKGVILTLGGHAGGWAFYFKDGRPTFCYNLFGLERTHVRAEQPAPPGTHQVRVEFAYDGGGLGKGGTITLFTDGRPVGAGRLERTEPIGFGYEFTDVGRDGQSTVTPDYPRGDNAFTGRIHWVRIDVGDDDHSHLVDPGDVVRVAMYRQ
- the thyX gene encoding FAD-dependent thymidylate synthase: MRNTVSLKVQLVAKTEFVPPADVPWETDADGGEALAEFAGRACYQSWSKPNPRTATNAGYLRHLLEVGHLSVLEHGSVSFYITGISRSCTHELIRHRHFSYSQLSQRFVRENDANVVIPPAIAGDAHLEALFEKATAASRDAYAELLAALEDKLADVPNGPIRNKQARQAARSVLPNATETRVVVTGNYRAWRHFVEMRATEHADVEIRQVAVECLRQLQHAAPNVFGDFEIVTLPDGSEVATSEFDSVG
- the dapB gene encoding 4-hydroxy-tetrahydrodipicolinate reductase; translated protein: MTSAAPIRVGVLGAKGKVGRAMCEAVEQADDLELVAGVDQGERIEHFVDQRTEVVIDFTHPDVVMDNLHFLISNGIHAVVGTTGFDEARLAQVQSWLDENPGVGVLIAPNFAIGAVLSMRFAAAAARFFDSVEVIELHHPNKADAPSGTAYRTAALIAEAREKAGRGPSPDATTTELEGARGADVNGVRVHSVRLAGLVAHQEVLLGTQGETLTIRHDSIDRNSFAPGVLLGVREIGQRPGLTVGIDPLLDL
- a CDS encoding zinc-binding dehydrogenase translates to MRIRGAVLEAIGGPRPYAASMPIVVADLELDPPGPGEILVRIEAAGLCHSDLSVVDGSRVRPVPMLLGHEAAGRVEVLGAGVDDLVVGRRVVMTFLPRCGDCAGCATDGRMPCGPGSAANNAGALLGGGMRLHRGGSVVHHHLGVSGFATHAVVDRRSVVPVDDDVPADVAAVLGCAVLTGGGAVLNAGRPEPGDRVMVMGLGGVGMAAVLAAVAAGVREVVGVDPVPEKLDTAGELGATAVYTPDQVVELGVRAEVVVEAAGSARAFEAAVAATAPGGTTVTVGLPAPDARASVSPLTLVAEARTIVGSYLGSAVPERDIPVYVDLWRSGRLPVEKLISARIALDDVDAGMDALADGSALRQVIVFG